A single Mytilus trossulus isolate FHL-02 chromosome 12, PNRI_Mtr1.1.1.hap1, whole genome shotgun sequence DNA region contains:
- the LOC134692652 gene encoding DNL-type zinc finger protein-like, with protein sequence MNPVRISLNYLRHAAIKEANRTTYMCNNKCNRILRTFSLKSGIQTSLQGSNTFKKQFVDGRYIGNFFHNRILNSPRYYCSEQEDEGQTQSNQTLGKIKGTLLMAYKCKVCGTKNQETFSKQAYEKGVVIVTCKECKSNHLIADHLGWFQDFKGRTIEEILAEKGETVKKVVLDGGMELIPKTDKNNDS encoded by the exons ATGAATCCTGTAAGAATATCCTTAAACTATTTAAGACATGCAGCTATTAAGGAGGCAAATCGGACAACTTATATGTGTAACAACAAATGCAACAGAATTTTAAGAACTTTTAGTTTGAAAAGTGGTATTCAAACAAGTTTGCAAGGTAGCAACAccttcaaaaaacaatttgtagaTGGCAGATATATTGGAAACTTTTTCCATAATAGGATATTGAATTCACCGAGATATTACTGTAGTGAACAAGAGGATGAAGGACAAACACAATCAAATCAGACACTAGGAAAAATTAAAGGAACACTGCTCATGGCTTACAAATGTAAAGTTTGTGGAACAAAAAACCAAGAAACATTTTCTAAACAAGCTTATGAAAAGGGGGTTGTTATTGTCACTTGTAAAGAATGTAAAAGTAATCACTTGATTGCTGATCATCTTGGCTGGTTTCAAGATTTCAAAGGAag GACTATTGAAGAAATTTTGGCTGAAAAAGGAGAAACTGTGAAGAAAGTTGTGCTTGATGGTGGAATGGAACTGATTcctaaaacagataaaaataatgattcttaa
- the LOC134692498 gene encoding uncharacterized protein LOC134692498, translating into MFNAATFCSSPKSRASGLCKQFVFCTYNDGYDTCKNCPSGKYTKDTIKTSEWFEHIDICVTKPTCAEIDTTWINGECLCNKFNGYYGNDINNCQLDTKHCKEAGYELDNDGNCVECEKEYYKPENDGYGVCRVKTRCTRHQVEAHPGSSKADRKCRPRTAKDGPPPTPPPTTDQTDHGANGTRLGGDGDGLHHMYIWLIGVILSSLLILSVSAILIYVFRKKWCCATFIKMFKVGRRYTPVPPVENGSDRGHSVTRNSREEDHELTSITNIDSSLDSSKSSSNSSKDHEATCAKYRITEVIVEMDENETGVKTLALEPKGDEETVVKSLSDELDAGQTNQAADLDSTSLKTRYDEKGQDKGQGELDSELTDVKQLSCEDLLMSATPSDDALDSITKVKKHLPADDKDLSITKVKRMNENESRARSGSRTPKSYHKMRGYLDKSKKGYSVDLNWLKFRKKNTQETSFSLPTTPKKSNLFGATSKESDRPTLKVEPFSRRSSPRNSQLESGNEMASAGADDSFRTVPSGISFPMFSDSIGMSHPLFSDSAGMSHPMFSDSAGMSHPMFSDSTGMSHPMFSDSAGMSHPMFSDSAGMSHPLFSDSTGFYSCDDEGITADPLNASQQQHHQRRNNRATLPPNVFIVEGDLDNGKDSNGRVRSLPIISQESQEDLENGNVTYWQQLALHGLETGARPKDEGHNIIHPSVHLSQRQNAITYTSQSNEEVHTSIGRAEGNDGIQVPVECAVIETGEQISFDPLSTLDANSIMNETQESITPSNPLISIPRPHEVLPPPEPVFDETMVAGPSSGSSEEAISEGGASEGATSEGAVSEGSAASVVMPLLERKEEGSSSTGSGSSRKRTLSRSLSMEEENKDSSSSTEKSMG; encoded by the exons atgtttaatgctGCCACATTTTGCTCCAGTCCAAAATcaagagcctctggccttt gTAAGCAGTTTGTATTTTGCACATATAATGATGGGTATGATACCTGTAAGAATTGTCCATCTGGGAAGTACACCAAGGATACAATAAAAACATCAGAGTGGTTTGAACATATTGATATCTGTGTTACTAAGCCAACCTGTGCTGAAA TTGACACCACCTGGATAAATGGAGAGTGTTTATGTAACAAGTTCAATGGTTACTATGGTAATGACATAAACAACTGCCAGCTTGACACAAAGCATTGCAAGGAGGCTGGCTATGAACTGGATAATGAtg gTAATTGTGTTGAATgtgaaaaagaatattataaACCAGAAAATGACGGATATGGAGTGTGTCGTGTAAAAACTCG GTGTACACGTCATCAAGTAGAGGCTCATCCAGGATCATCAAAGGCAGATAGGAAGTGTCGCCCAAGAACAGCCAAGGATGGTCCTCCGCCCACTCCCCCACCCACCACAGATCAGACTGATCATG GAGCCAATGGTACCAGACTAGGGGGAGATGGGGATGGATTACACCATATGTATATATG gttGATAGGTGTTATACTCTCTTCACTACTAATCTTGTCTGTGTCAGCCATATTGATTTATGTGTTCAGAAAGAAATGGTGCTGTGctacttttattaaaatgtttaaag TTGGTAGACGCTATACCCCTGTCCCTCCAGTTGAGAATGGTAGTGATAGAGGTCACTCTGTTACTCGTAATTCTCGTGAAGAAGATCATGAATTAACAAGTATTACAAACATTGACTCAAGTTTGGACAGTAGCAAGTCAAGCTCAAACTCATCTAAAGATCACGAAGCCACATGTGCTAAATATAGAATAACAGAAGTTATTGTTGAAATGGATGAAAATGAAACTGGTGTAAAGACATTAGCTTTGGAACCAAAAGGTGACGAAGAAACAGTGGTAAAATCTCTCTCTGATGAACTAGATGCTGGACAAACAAATCAAGCAGCAGATTTAGATTCCACCAGTTTAAAAACAAGATATGATGAAAAAGGTCAGGACAAAGGTCAAGGTGAACTTGATTCAGAACTGACAGATGTAAAGCAATTGTCCTGTGAAGATCTGCTAATGAGTGCGACTCCCAGTGACGATGCTCTAGACAGCATTACAAAAGTCAAGAAACATTTGCCTGCAGATGATAAAGATTTAAGTATAACCAAAGTCAAGAGAAtgaatgaaaatgaaagtagaGCTCGAAGTGGAAGTAGAACACCAAAAAGCTACCACAAAATGAGGGGATATCTAGATAAATCTAAAAAAGGATACTCAGTGGATCTGAATTGGCTAAAATTCAGGAAGAAAAATACACAAGAGACAAGTTTTAGCTTGCCAACTACTcctaaaaaatcaaatttgtttgGTGCTACGTCTAAAGAGTCAGATAGACCAACTTTGAAAG TTGAACCATTTTCAAGAAGGAGTTCACCTCGTAACTCACAACTAGAAAGTGGAAATGAAATGGCGTCTGCAGGTGCTGATGATAGCTTCAGAACAGTTCCGTCAGGAATTTCCTTTCCAATGTTTAGTGACAGCATTGGAATGTCTCATCCTTTATTCAGCGATAGTGCTGGAATGTCACATCCAATGTTTAGTGACAGCGCTGGAATGTCACATCCAATGTTTAGTGACAGCACTGGAATGTCACATCCAATGTTTAGTGACAGCGCTGGAATGTCACATCCAATGTTTAGTGACAGCGCTGGAATGTCACATCCATTGTTCAGTGATAGCACTGGATTTTATAGCTGTGATGACGAGGGTATCACGGCGGACCCATTAAATGCTTCCCAACAACAACACCACCAGAGAAGGAATAATAGAGCTACGTTGCCGCCAAATGTATTCATAGTTGAAGGTGACTTAGACAATGGGAAAGATAGTAACGGTAGAGTAAGGTCCTTACCAATCATTTCTCAGGAAAGTCAGGAAGatttagagaatggaaatgtaaCATATTGGCAACAGCTTGCACTGCACGGTCTTGAAACTGGTGCAAGACCGAAGGATGAAGGTCATAATATCATACACCCATCCGTCCATTTGTCCCAGAGGCAAAATGCAATAACATATACCTCACAAAGTAATGAAGAAGTTCATACCAGCATAGGAAGAGCAGAAGGCAATGATGGAATACAGGTACCAGTTGAATGTGCTGTTATCGAGACAGGGGAGCAGATCTCATTTGATCCTCTCAGTACACTGGATGCTAATTCCATTATGAATGAGACTCAGGAATCGATAACTCCTTCAAATCCACTGATAAGCATTCCAAGACCACATGAGGTTTTACCACCTCCGGAACCAGTGTTTGACGAAACAATGGTGGCAGGGCCGTCTTCAGGAAGTAGTGAAGAGGCCATCAGTGAGGGAGGTGCTAGTGAAGGGGCTACCAGTGAGGGAGCAGTTAGTGAAGGATCAGCAGCTAGTGTTGTGATGCCTTTGTTAGAAAGAAAGGAAGAG GGATCTTCAAGTACAGGCAGTGGTAGTTCCAGAAAAAGAACTTTATCAAGAAGTTTATCAATGGAAGAAGAAAATAAGG attcttCAAGCTCAACAGAAAAGTCTATGGGATAG